One Campylobacterota bacterium DNA window includes the following coding sequences:
- the holA gene encoding DNA polymerase III subunit delta has translation MNRQELDRHLQNGSAPRAMALFGESHFLIDRYAQRLRTIEGASVLSLYYDEYDFNVAKAHLSQGSLFGDRNLLLVKSEKKLPKSDLDTLVELVGKNGDNFFLYCYYGEDVKGADTAFKGPDAGSVRFFHPYPNEARSILLQEAQRQGITLDNQAAFHLLEIHTGDLALACNELPKLAVLDKPLSVRDIEEHVHGLSEIKLDRFIAQVIEKKEFLPTLRHLLESGENEIQILTAISGFLTQLYLFNSAIKLHGVADSALVLGYKLPGFVEKERASLSIKISPESYKKGINLLLDTELKMKSTGSPDQESLLLSALLKLQSVL, from the coding sequence ATGAATAGACAGGAGTTAGACCGCCATCTCCAAAACGGCAGCGCGCCCCGTGCAATGGCGCTGTTCGGAGAGAGCCATTTCCTGATCGACCGCTACGCGCAGCGCCTCCGCACGATCGAAGGGGCTTCGGTATTGAGCCTTTATTACGACGAATACGATTTCAACGTCGCAAAAGCCCACCTCTCGCAGGGGTCTTTGTTCGGTGACCGTAATCTTTTGCTTGTCAAATCGGAGAAAAAACTTCCCAAAAGCGATCTGGACACACTCGTCGAACTGGTGGGCAAAAACGGCGACAACTTTTTCCTCTATTGCTATTACGGCGAGGACGTCAAAGGGGCCGATACCGCTTTCAAAGGCCCCGATGCGGGGTCGGTCCGTTTTTTCCACCCCTACCCCAACGAAGCCCGCTCAATCCTGCTGCAAGAAGCGCAGCGGCAGGGGATCACGCTCGACAACCAGGCGGCCTTTCACCTCCTTGAGATCCATACCGGGGATCTGGCCCTCGCGTGCAACGAGCTCCCCAAACTGGCCGTATTGGACAAACCCCTCTCCGTCCGCGACATCGAGGAGCACGTTCACGGCCTCAGCGAGATCAAACTCGACCGTTTCATCGCGCAGGTGATTGAAAAAAAAGAGTTCCTTCCCACCCTGCGCCACCTCCTTGAATCGGGGGAAAACGAGATCCAAATCCTTACCGCGATCAGCGGCTTCCTGACGCAGCTGTACCTGTTCAACTCCGCGATCAAGCTTCACGGCGTCGCCGATTCGGCACTGGTTTTGGGATACAAACTTCCCGGATTCGTCGAAAAAGAACGGGCTTCCCTCTCGATCAAAATTTCACCCGAAAGTTACAAAAAAGGGATCAACCTCCTCCTCGACACCGAACTGAAAATGAAGTCGACCGGTTCACCGGACCAGGAATCGCTGCTTCTTTCGGCTTTACTGAAACTCCAGAGTGTTTTATAA
- the rpsF gene encoding 30S ribosomal protein S6: MRHYENLVIVKPTLTEEEIKSTIAQVEDILTANGAEIIARDAMGMKKLAYPIEKNARGYFYVMYYKAAPSAISEIERRFRINEEILRFVTMKYDSKREVKAWNDMVEKTKKPAVAEKKEEAAS; this comes from the coding sequence ATGAGACATTACGAAAACCTAGTAATCGTCAAACCTACTCTTACTGAAGAAGAGATCAAAAGCACTATCGCTCAAGTCGAAGATATCCTCACTGCAAACGGTGCGGAAATTATTGCACGCGACGCGATGGGAATGAAAAAACTGGCTTACCCGATCGAGAAAAACGCTCGCGGTTATTTCTACGTGATGTATTACAAAGCAGCACCTTCTGCAATTAGTGAAATCGAACGTCGCTTCCGTATCAACGAGGAGATTTTGCGTTTCGTAACGATGAAATACGATAGCAAACGTGAAGTCAAAGCATGGAACGATATGGTTGAAAAAACCAAAAAGCCTGCTGTAGCCGAGAAAAAAGAAGAAGCCGCTTCTTAA
- a CDS encoding single-stranded DNA-binding protein, which translates to MYNKVILVGNLTRDVELRYSQNGSAIAKTAIATSRKFTMNGEKKEETCFVDITFFGRSGEVANQYLRKGSKILVEGRLQFEQWVDQQSGQKRSKHSVIVETMQMLDSRGEGGSQGGYNEYSDNGASYGGGYEAPAPKAYNPPPAYSKPAPARMPENNLPEIDINEDEIPF; encoded by the coding sequence ATGTACAACAAAGTCATTTTGGTCGGAAACCTCACCCGCGATGTCGAACTACGATATTCGCAGAACGGTTCGGCGATTGCAAAAACCGCCATCGCAACCAGTCGTAAATTTACGATGAACGGCGAGAAAAAAGAGGAGACATGTTTTGTCGACATCACTTTTTTCGGCCGCTCGGGTGAAGTAGCCAACCAATACCTTCGCAAAGGCTCCAAAATCCTCGTCGAGGGACGGCTCCAGTTCGAACAGTGGGTTGACCAGCAAAGCGGCCAGAAGCGCTCCAAGCACTCCGTCATCGTCGAGACGATGCAAATGCTCGACTCGCGCGGCGAAGGCGGTTCTCAGGGCGGGTATAACGAATACTCCGACAACGGCGCAAGCTACGGGGGGGGCTATGAAGCTCCGGCTCCGAAAGCCTACAATCCGCCTCCGGCGTATTCGAAACCCGCTCCGGCACGAATGCCTGAAAACAATCTCCCCGAGATTGATATCAACGAAGACGAAATTCCGTTTTAA
- the rpsR gene encoding 30S ribosomal protein S18, whose translation MSEKRKYKKRYCKYCEAKVDYIDYKDVASLKYSLSERYKIMPRRLTGNCKRHQDMVTIAIKQARAAALVPYTVSRKVVAGAPFEEIR comes from the coding sequence ATGTCAGAAAAAAGAAAATACAAAAAACGCTATTGCAAATACTGCGAAGCCAAAGTTGATTACATCGATTACAAAGACGTCGCGTCTTTGAAATACTCGCTCTCCGAGCGCTATAAAATCATGCCACGCCGTTTGACAGGCAACTGCAAACGCCACCAGGACATGGTAACCATCGCGATCAAACAAGCGCGTGCGGCTGCCCTCGTTCCGTATACCGTATCACGCAAAGTGGTAGCGGGCGCTC